The genomic segment AGGATTATCACACGATGGATGACCTGTGCCAACGGGCATTGTCTGTCGATGAAAATAATCCGGAAGTCTATTGTCTGCACGCTCGTGCCTTCATCGGGCAGAATCAGTTGGAAAAGGCAATCGGCATGTTGACGGAAGCCATCGTGCGGAATGACAGCTACGGAGAGGCATATTTGTTGAGAGGCGACACCTATCTGAGAATGGGCAATGCTGAAAAGGCGGATGAGGACGTGACGCATCTGCTGAAACATGTGGAAGACAACGAGGATGTGCTCTTGTTGAAGGCTCGCGTGGAAAGGAAAAAGGGCAACGATGATGAAGCACTCTATTATTATAATAAGGTGGTTGATGCCAATCCGTTCAGCTTGCCGGCATATCAGGAGAGGGCATTGGTGAAGCTGGCGGCTGGAGACAAGGCTGGCGCAGAAGAAGACTTCTTGAAATACAAAGAGTTGGATGAGGACACTCCGACAGATATTTCCGTGGAAGGAATCGAGCAAAAGGTGCTGCAGAAATATCGGGATGTGGACCCTTACGGCATTTTTACGAACTGAGAAAAAGGAAGAAGGTAGGAATATGACTGAAGAACTGTGTTTGGAACCGTTGGGACTGCCTGGTGAGGGCAGGCGACCGCTCGTCGTTGCCGGTCCCTGCTCGGCTGAAACTGAGGAGCAGGTGATGGCGACCGCCCTTCAGCTGAAGGCATTGGGCTACAAGATTTTCCGTGCAGGAATATGGAAGCCGCGAACCCATCCCGGAGGCTTTGAAGGACAAGGAAAGCGCGCATTGCCGTGGCTCAGGCGTGTCAAGGAAGAGACGGGAATGCTCATCGCTACCGAGGTGGCTACTCCCATACATGTGGAGCAAGCGCTGAACAACGGTTTCGACCTGCTGTGGATAGGAGCACGGACGACTGCCAATCCATTTGCGATGCAGGCGGTGGCAGACGAGCTCAGGGGAGTGGACATCCCCGTGCTGGTGAAAAACCCGTTGAATCCGGACATCGAACTCTGGATAGGGGCTTTGCAGCGGCTGAACCATTCGGGAGTGAAACGCTTGGGAGCGATTCATCGGGGCTTTTCGATTTATGAAAGCGAGATGTACAGGAATGCTCCCATGTGGCAGGTCGTTATAGAGTTGCGGCGGCGCATTCCCGAGATTCCTATTTTCTGCGACCCAAGCCATATCGGTGGGCGGCGCGACTTGATTCTCCCGCTCTGCCAGCAGGCAATGGAACTGGGACTCGACGGACTCGTTGTTGAGAGCCATTGCAGCCCGGATGAGGCTTGGAGTGATGCCATGCAGCAAGTGACGCCTGAAGAGCTCCACCGGCTGCTGGCGCAAATCGTCATACGTGACGAGAAAGTGCCGACAGAAAATATCACTGCCCTCAGAAAAGAGATGGAGATAGTTGACGACCAGATGATGGAACTGCTTATTCGGAGAATGAAAATCAGCCGTCAGATGGGAATTTATAAGAAGGAACATAATATGCCTGTACTGCAACTCATGCGCTACAGTGAGATTCTCGATAAGCGTTCGGCACAGGGCGAGAGGTGCGGACTGAGCCCGTCGTTCGTGAAAAGGATTTTCGAGAACATCCACGAGGAATCGGTGCGCCAGCAGATAGATATAGTGAACAGTCAGCAGGAAAACGCATAAACGGAGTTCTGATGATAGGCACGCTGTTGGTCTCGTTTCTCACGCTCGTCCAGCTCAACTGCGAGAACGTGTTCGACTGCCGTCATGACGAGGGGAAGAACGATTATGAGTGGCTCTCGGACGCAGGAAGACACTGGAGTTACAAAAAATATTGGCGCAAGTTGAACAACCTCTCCAAGGAGATTATCTCCTGCGGTGGGGAAGGAGCGGAATGGGCATTGCCCGACCTCGTGGCGCTTTGTGAGATAGAAAATGACTCGGTAATGGTTGACCTTACCCGCAAGTCGCTGCTCAGAAAAGCCGGCTACCACTACGTCATGACGACATCGCCCGACGAGCGCGGCATCGATGTGGCACTGATGTATTCGCCTTATTCTTTTGCGCTTCTTCGTCACCACACACTCCGCGTCGAGCCCGTCGGCAATCGCCATCCTACACGCGACATCCTGTATGCCTCGGGTCGGCTGGTCAGTGGCGACACGCTCCACGTCTATGTAGTGCACGCACCGAGCCGGTCGGGTGGGGAACGTGCGTCGCGTCCCTATCGGTTGAAGGTGGCAGAGCGGCTTTGCCAGTCCATTGACTCCTTGCGACAGACGACGCCGAATCCGCACATCGTTGTTGCCGGCGACTTCAACGACTATTCGGGCGACAGCACCCTTGTCAGACTGGCGCAGCATGGATTGACAGACGTGTCGGAGGGTGTGGAGGGCACGCATGGCGCTAAAGGCACGTACAAGTATCAAGGGAAGTGGGGGAGTCTGGACCATATCTTTGTAAGCAGTAGCTGGAGCAGCCGGTTGGTTGACTGTCGGATTCACGACCTGCCCTTCCTGCTTGAGAAAGACGAGAAGTACGGAGGCATGCAGCCGCGCCGCACCTACGTCGGTTTCCGCTATCATGACGGCTTCAGCGACCACCTGCCACTGGTGGCGCGCTTTCTCCTTCCAGCCACGGAAACAGGCAATGAATAATTCCCTCCTCTTTCCGAATAATTTGCTTTCTGCTTTTATTTTCAAATAAAAACCATCGTTTTTTTGTTTTCAATAAAGAAAATAATTATCTTTGCATCAGTAAATTACGTGATACAGGTTTAAACCTACTTAAATTAAAAAGATGAAAAAGAAAACAATCCTGCTCATGATACTCAGTATCTTGTTTGTTGCAATGCCTGCCTTTGCAGACAGCGCCATCGCGCGACTGCCCGAAACCGCTGTGTTAGCCGCCGAGAACGCTGACCATGCCATCTATTTCGACCAGTTGGCAGCACCTTCCGAAGACGAGGCTGGCGTTGTGACCGTGTGGTACAAGGACAAGCGCACCAACGAGGCGTGCATCCTCTTCTCTACCAACGCCAATGCCGAGCCAGTGTGGGGGAAGATGAAGAACGGCTGCACAGCCGTCGAGCTCAGCAATATTGCCGCTGCCGACAAAGCAGTCTTCATCCCAGGCGCCGACCATCTGGTCATCATCGAGGGATGCCCCGATGCCCGCAACATCTGGACATACATCATCGACCTGAAGAAGCGCACCGCCAAGCAGCTGCATGCAACGGAAGGGCTCCTTGGCATCGATGCCGAGCATCGCCAGATTCGCCTCTCTGACTACCGCTACCACCCCGAAGGCGGCCGCTATTCGGTAGAAAAGGTCTTCACCTATGACGGAACCTTCGTCAGCGAAAAGTATCTGGGGGAAGAATAGTCCCACAACTTTCAACAGTAAAAACTTAACTGATATGAAACGAATGACGATTTTTATCTCAGCACTCCTGATGGCTGTGCTGACAGCGTGCAGCAAGAGTGATGACAATACGATAGCAGACTTGACGGTGCTCACGGAATGGCAGGCAGGAAAGACTGTCTTAGCTGAAGCCGTGGCAGCCTACGGAGGCATCGACAAGTGTTTCGCTGCGGAACCTATCCCCGATGGCGTATGGGCGAGGATGCAGGGAAAGACTTATAAGGAGAATCCGCACATTGGGCGTGGTGACCTGCGCCATATCCGCGCACTGCACTGGGACTATGACAATCAGATGCATGTCGGCGAGATGATTTGCAACAAGGAGATTGCCGACCGCGTGGCACGCATCCTGCGTCAGCTCTTCGATGCGAAATACCCCATCCAGCGGATGGTGCTGCCCGACGTCTATAACGCTGACGACGAGACGCAGATGCGCGACAACAACTCGTCGTGTTTTTGCTACCGCGCCATCGCTGGCTCCACCAAGCTGTCAAAACATGCCCGTGGGCTGGCAGTGGACATCAATACGCTCTATAATCCTTACTACAAGGACAGAGCCGACGGCACTCGCTTCATCCAACCTGCTACGGCTGCTGAATACTGCGACCGCACGAAGTCATTCCCCTATAAGATAGACCACAACGACCTCTGCTTCAAACTTTTCACCGAGGCAGGCTTTGAGTGGGGCGGTGACTGGAGAACGTGTAAGGACTTCCAGCATTTTGAACTGATTGGAGAGTGAGCGGGCGGATTGCATATCCCCCGAACGGAGTTTTTGTAAATTATATAAATTACATAGTTAAATGAAAACAAAAAGAATTTTATTCCTGTTGATGGTGATATTTACCATTTCGTTTGCATATGGACAAGAAGCGGATGAGAAATTGGGAAAGGCAGAAGCCTTGTGTAAGGAAGGTATAGCTCTTCATGATCAGGGAAAATTTGAAGAGGCTATCAAAAAGTATGATGAAGGATTGAAACTGCTTCCTTACAACGCTACGCTGATATACGAGAAAGCATATAGTCTGGAGGCTATGGGCAAGAGGGCAGAGGCTAAGAAACTACTTGGGAAGTTGTATAAGAAAGGAAATACCGGCGAAGATGTGTCGCTCCCTTACATGGCTTATGCAAATCTCCTAGATGATGATGGTGAGGCAATGCAGGCTCTGGAGGTGTATGATAAGGCATTGGAATATGTTTCTCCTTCTGATGTCTCCACCACTCAGCTTATTAATTACAACAAGGCTTTGACTCTCTATAATCTTAAAGATGAGGATAAGGCAAAGATTGAAGATCGTGAGCAGCAGATTTCCGATCATCTTGATAATTCAATAGAATGTAAAGCCACTCATCCTAGTAGTTACTTAATTTATGGGCGACTTATGGCTGATATTGGTGCATATTATAATGCTATCGCCTATTTGGGAATAACCGCCCTGTTGGCAGGTGAAAGGATTGGCGCACTTGAAGCAGCATTAAACGAATGGGAAAATAAGGAACTAGATCCTGATTCCGGACCATTGACCACTCTTTCACTGAACAAAGTGAAGGAAGTGCTAAAGGCTGAGCCATCCGAATTCGGTAGGTTGTATGACATATTTACCACCGTCATTCCTGCAATATGCAGTGACACTCTTGGTGTTCCTGTTCCCTTCTCGTATGCATACGACTTGGTGAATGATGGTATTGTGCATTTCTTTTCCGAGTTGAAGCGACAGGGACTGTTGGAGTGTTTCTTCCATGTGGCTATGAAAAATGCCAAGGTACAGTATATATCTAATGCCAACTGGCTTACAGGTCATAAAAGCGAGGAGGAACGCTTATGGAATACTATAGATGAACTTGGAGTGTTCAAGGGTGACCTGAAATTTGGATATGTTCCCGATTTTGTGGAGTTCAGTACGGCGGAGGAAGCGCGTAGGCATAATATAGACGCTATGGCTGCCTGCAAATTCTTTATGACACATACAATAGACTCAAAGGATATTCCTGATGTAAGGAAATATATACTTGCATGGTCTGTAGCTTCACCTGATGTGCATGTCAATATTGGAGCGAAGGTGATGGATTGGGCAAATACAAACGCTGATTATCTGACAGCTTATTTGGCTGGTTGCTCTTTCTATTCCTTAACTTCACATCAGAAGGAATGGAACAAGGAAATCTTTGAAAGAGGTGTGTTAGAGGTGCTGAAGTTGTACAATTCCAACAAGCATGTTCTTGGTGAAAATGAGAATTTGGAAAAACTGTTGGAGCTATTCATGAGTGAAGGTGATGGCTTTAAGAATTTCATAGAAGAAAACTACAACAAATAATAGCATTATAAGAATCCACGCTTTCTGTATGAGAGTGTGGATTCTTCATTTCTGAAATATTTGGTTTTTATCCTGTTTACCATAGAACCCGTTATAAATGTTGTGCAAGAGACAATAGATGAAATGTGGAAACTGACTATGTGAATAAACATGCA from the Prevotella sp. Rep29 genome contains:
- a CDS encoding lipopolysaccharide assembly protein LapB, yielding MSFFKTLFGGKEESPEEKARAQEAQDFDKLKYGGVRALKVGQVDVAVQCFLQALEIKDDLEIRDHLSVAYIHKNELQQAFAQLEMLAKAEPRNQGIWLRMARVAYMMEDYHTMDDLCQRALSVDENNPEVYCLHARAFIGQNQLEKAIGMLTEAIVRNDSYGEAYLLRGDTYLRMGNAEKADEDVTHLLKHVEDNEDVLLLKARVERKKGNDDEALYYYNKVVDANPFSLPAYQERALVKLAAGDKAGAEEDFLKYKELDEDTPTDISVEGIEQKVLQKYRDVDPYGIFTN
- a CDS encoding bifunctional 3-deoxy-7-phosphoheptulonate synthase/chorismate mutase type II, which gives rise to MTEELCLEPLGLPGEGRRPLVVAGPCSAETEEQVMATALQLKALGYKIFRAGIWKPRTHPGGFEGQGKRALPWLRRVKEETGMLIATEVATPIHVEQALNNGFDLLWIGARTTANPFAMQAVADELRGVDIPVLVKNPLNPDIELWIGALQRLNHSGVKRLGAIHRGFSIYESEMYRNAPMWQVVIELRRRIPEIPIFCDPSHIGGRRDLILPLCQQAMELGLDGLVVESHCSPDEAWSDAMQQVTPEELHRLLAQIVIRDEKVPTENITALRKEMEIVDDQMMELLIRRMKISRQMGIYKKEHNMPVLQLMRYSEILDKRSAQGERCGLSPSFVKRIFENIHEESVRQQIDIVNSQQENA
- a CDS encoding endonuclease/exonuclease/phosphatase family protein, encoding MIGTLLVSFLTLVQLNCENVFDCRHDEGKNDYEWLSDAGRHWSYKKYWRKLNNLSKEIISCGGEGAEWALPDLVALCEIENDSVMVDLTRKSLLRKAGYHYVMTTSPDERGIDVALMYSPYSFALLRHHTLRVEPVGNRHPTRDILYASGRLVSGDTLHVYVVHAPSRSGGERASRPYRLKVAERLCQSIDSLRQTTPNPHIVVAGDFNDYSGDSTLVRLAQHGLTDVSEGVEGTHGAKGTYKYQGKWGSLDHIFVSSSWSSRLVDCRIHDLPFLLEKDEKYGGMQPRRTYVGFRYHDGFSDHLPLVARFLLPATETGNE
- a CDS encoding M15 family metallopeptidase — translated: MKRMTIFISALLMAVLTACSKSDDNTIADLTVLTEWQAGKTVLAEAVAAYGGIDKCFAAEPIPDGVWARMQGKTYKENPHIGRGDLRHIRALHWDYDNQMHVGEMICNKEIADRVARILRQLFDAKYPIQRMVLPDVYNADDETQMRDNNSSCFCYRAIAGSTKLSKHARGLAVDINTLYNPYYKDRADGTRFIQPATAAEYCDRTKSFPYKIDHNDLCFKLFTEAGFEWGGDWRTCKDFQHFELIGE
- a CDS encoding tetratricopeptide repeat protein, whose translation is MKTKRILFLLMVIFTISFAYGQEADEKLGKAEALCKEGIALHDQGKFEEAIKKYDEGLKLLPYNATLIYEKAYSLEAMGKRAEAKKLLGKLYKKGNTGEDVSLPYMAYANLLDDDGEAMQALEVYDKALEYVSPSDVSTTQLINYNKALTLYNLKDEDKAKIEDREQQISDHLDNSIECKATHPSSYLIYGRLMADIGAYYNAIAYLGITALLAGERIGALEAALNEWENKELDPDSGPLTTLSLNKVKEVLKAEPSEFGRLYDIFTTVIPAICSDTLGVPVPFSYAYDLVNDGIVHFFSELKRQGLLECFFHVAMKNAKVQYISNANWLTGHKSEEERLWNTIDELGVFKGDLKFGYVPDFVEFSTAEEARRHNIDAMAACKFFMTHTIDSKDIPDVRKYILAWSVASPDVHVNIGAKVMDWANTNADYLTAYLAGCSFYSLTSHQKEWNKEIFERGVLEVLKLYNSNKHVLGENENLEKLLELFMSEGDGFKNFIEENYNK